In the Gavia stellata isolate bGavSte3 chromosome 17, bGavSte3.hap2, whole genome shotgun sequence genome, aaaagggTTGGGAACTAGGCTGATTTGAATAGCTTTTGAGACAATAAGTTTATAAAAGGATATTTGTTCATTACTTTATAGGGAAGTGAGAGCCTGGGAACCTACTCCTGGCACACTTGACTTTTTTTCGTTTTTGCTGTTTCAGTCCACTAATAACATGCTATTTTCTGACTAGTGTCTGACGGCATGTAGAAGATACTTTACAGTGTTAACGTACACCTCCTTTGATAGCAGGCACTTAGAAACAATTTATGCATTTGGTGAAGAAGGTAGGGACTAAGAAAAAGGACTTACTGCCAGCCTGAGGGGAAACtccaggggcagggagggggaaggaagcgGACAGAGAGGAGAAGGGATGATCAGCCTGATGTGGTTGGGAGGGCCAAGCCAAAGGctgagaaatgcaaaagaaatgcaCCCACCTCCCTGTGCAGCCGTCACAGGTTTCCCCAGTTCCTGGCTTGATTTGTGGCTGTTGAATGAGCAAACCTGGGAGCTGACTCTCTTGTTTGTGACCAGCCTCACCATGTATCACAAAactcctcctgcctttctggGCTTCTGCTTGGCTGCCACAtcctgtcctcttcctcctcctcctcctcgttgccagctgcctgcatgAAGGACAACATATTCTTCAGTTCCCCATCCCAGAATTCTCCATGTAATGCCACTGAAGGCAAAACCACTCCTCACTGCTAGGGCGAAGTAACCTCCTTCTTACTGCCCCCAGGGCTCTAACCTTTCCTGCACTGTAACACTATAAACAGCTCTTGTCCTAAATCCCTCCTTGGTTTCCTCTGTGCTTTGCCCATGACGTGCAATAGCTCTGTGAAATACCAACTTCTTGTTGCCCTCCTTTgcccttctcttccttccccttcatACTGTCCATTTTCTCCAGTCTCACCTTGTAGACCAGATCCCCACCAGCCCCCTCCCTCCTGCGGGTTCCTCTCTCATCCTACTGTGGCTGAGGTTTCTGTGGGTGTCCGATCTGGTCCTCCTCAAAGGCAGGGAGACACTTCCCCTTCTTTGAGCTGCCTCAACACAAAAGTATTAGGATGAAGAAAtgtctgccagcagcaggattTAGTGACTGCCCTTTACACCACAGCATCATGCTTTAAATGTAAACAAGTGTCCTGCTGGAGGACTCAGCTTCCCAGatccttttctccatttcatgcTTTAGGGCTGCATGAAAACTTCCAGCTACTCTAGTAACTCTGCCAGGATAAAGTGGGACAGCCTGCAGCTGCACCACGTGTGGGTCTGGGAACCAGAGGACCGGGACTCGGTTTGGGGCCCATTATCTACAATTGGCATGACAGCTAGTAGTCAGCAGCTGTACCAACgctttgtgactttttttgtcAAATGGATTAGTGGCAAGTGAATAACATATGGGTAGTGCCTTCCAACACCCACATCTGGCATTTCTCAGGGGTGTTGCACTTCAAAGGAAAGCCggcattttattttcactgattGATTCCAGCTAAGGATCATCTGAATCTTGCAAATAGACATAAAATTGTTGGCAGATCACATTGGTGCAGTCCCTGAAATATGCCAGCTGCTTCTTTCCAGCTTAGGTTTCTCCTAGCTATAGGCAGAGATGGAGTAGATGCCAGATTTAGTCCCTGAGTGCCTTTGGGTTTCTGGCTAAATACGGTCAGGCTTTGTGTCTTGGTTCAGAGGGATCGGTatcttttttcacattttgttcCTACACTGCTCTGATTCCAGCCTTCCTGTTCCACACGTGACCTAGGAGCAAAACCCTTTGGATAGTTAGGGGCGATGATCTTTGGTCTGCCTTGCCCCCACCCTTCCATCCAAAGCAGGGGAGGAGTAACCACCTGAAAAACAAGCTTTgttccttctgcagcagcttaGTTCACCTGGCCTCTCAGCAAAAAGGCTTGCACCACAACAGAGTTGTACTTGGCTGCAGTTGTAGATGcgctggggttttttcttagGGTGGGAGCTTGGTGCTAAGGGTGATCTCCTATGCacagatttttatattaaaatggtCCCAAATGGTCAGTATGGTTCCCACTTAAAACGTTAAGTGTTGTAACATTGCAAGGACATCCAAGCCTGTGCTTGTTGCGGTGTATTTAAAACCCCATATAGCCACGTTTTCTTCTGCTACCAACTGCCAGTCATTAATGAAAAGTCACACTTGCTATGTCAATACCTCTTTCCAGGTCTGCTGATGTTCGCCATCACACACATCCTGTACTCTTCAGCCTTCGGCATGAAGCCTTTGGACCTCAAAGCCGGCTTGTTGATGGGCCTTGTTTCCAGTTCCTGTTATGCCTTCCTGTACTCCTACCTCTCAGGCCCATTCACCTACCTGGTAGCTGTCTACATCGCCTTGATTGGCTTCATGGGCTGGCGAGCGGTCGCCGGCATGCAGCTGTGCAATGACCTTTGGACGTGGACCAAGCTCTCGGCCTGCATCGGCGCGATGCTGTTCATGGTGTCGGATCTGACCATTGCACTTAACAAGTTCTGTTTTCCTGTGCCCTACTCGCGCTTCATCATCATGGCTACTTACTACGCAGCCCAAATGCTTATTGCACTGTCAGCTGTAGAGACCAGAGATGAAGAGGACTTCAGAAAGAGGAGCTAGGTGGAGTGCCAATAGTCTGTGAACAACGTGGGTTGTATCTCAGGTGCTGTAGCTGCATTCACCCCTGAGAGAGATCT is a window encoding:
- the TMEM86A gene encoding lysoplasmalogenase TMEM86A, with protein sequence MAAVSLVEQQLEPTRCADPAQQHVQPSTCDPFLVPAVVHVGFFSGTSVKSEGPKLVPFFKATCVYFVLWLPTSSPSWFSALIKCLPIFCLWVFLLAHGINFLVSHRSASRILAGLIFSAVGDAFLIWQEQGYFIHGLLMFAITHILYSSAFGMKPLDLKAGLLMGLVSSSCYAFLYSYLSGPFTYLVAVYIALIGFMGWRAVAGMQLCNDLWTWTKLSACIGAMLFMVSDLTIALNKFCFPVPYSRFIIMATYYAAQMLIALSAVETRDEEDFRKRS